In Castanea sativa cultivar Marrone di Chiusa Pesio chromosome 6, ASM4071231v1, a single window of DNA contains:
- the LOC142639206 gene encoding heterogeneous nuclear ribonucleoprotein Q — protein sequence MAEGTEVEERVDLDEDNYMEDDDVEEQIDDDEDGADGAGYENDEENVEEVHEDSIAEASGKDQSPDTDRGHVASESIEDEERPTAPIDEEKKEKWAELLALPPHGSEVFIGGLPRDAREEDLRDLCEPIGEVLEVRLMKDKDTGDAKGYAFIAFKTKEVAQKAIEEIHSKEFKGKTLRCSLSETKHRLFVGNVPKSWTEDEFRKVIEEVGPGLDSIELIKDPQNPSRNRGFAFVLYYNNACADYSRQKMSSVNFKLDGNTPTVTWADPKSTPDHAATSQVKALYVKNIPENTSTEKLKELFQRHGEVTKVVMPPGKASGKRDFGFIHYAERSSALKAVKDTEKYEIDGQVLEVVLAKPQTDKKFEGSYSHNAGPHPNHLPHPGYGGFAGNPYGSLGAGYGVASSFQQPVIYGRGPMPAGMHMVPMVLPDGRIGYVLQQPGMQVPSPSPSPSPRPRRIDRSNGPSGQPGRGGGGDEGNRGRRYRPY from the exons ATGGCAGAAGGTACGGAAGTTGAAGAGCGGGTGGATCTTGATGAGGACAATTACATGGAAGACGATGATGTTGAAGAACAGAtagatgatgacgaggatggtGCGGATGGAGCTGGGTATGAAAATGATGAAGAGAATGTGGAAGAAGTACATGAGGACTCTATAGCTGAGGCTAGTGGGAAAGACCAGTCACCAGATACAGATAGAGGACACGTTGCCTCTGAATCcattgaagatgaagaaaggCCCACTGCTCCTATTGATGAAGAGAAAAAGGAGAAGTGGGCTGAACTTCTTGCCCTTCCTCCGCATGGGTCTGAAGTTTTCATTGGTGGACTTCCTCGAGATGCCCGGGAAGAAGACTTGAGGGATCTCTGCGAGCCAATAGGCGAAGTTCTCGAG GTAAGATTGATGAAAGATAAGGATACTGGTGATGCCAAGGGTTATGCTTTCATagcatttaaaacaaaagaggTAGCACAAAAGGCTATTGAAGAGATACATAGCAAAGAATTCAAG GGTAAAACCTTAAGGTGTTCACTGTCCGAAACTAAGCACAGATTATTTGTTGGTAATGTTCCAAAGAGCTGGACAGAGGATGAGTTTAGAAAAGTCATTGAGGAGGTTGGTCCGGGACTTGACAGCATTGAGCTTATAAAG GATCCTCAAAATCCAAGCAGAAATCGTggctttgcttttgttttgtattacaATAATGCTTGTGCCGATTATTCAAGGCAGAAAATGTCAAGTGTGAATTTCAAGTTGGATGGAAATACCCCGACTGTCACTTGGGCTGATCCGAAGAGTACACCTGATCATGCTGCTACTTCTCAG GTTAAGGCTCTTTATGTGAAAAACATTCCGGAGAACACTAGTACTGAAAAACTGAAGGAACTATTTCAGCGCCATGGAGAAGTGACGAAAGTGGTTATGCCACCTGGCAAAGCTAGTGGCAAACGAGATTTTGGATTTATCCATTATGCTGAAAGATCAAGTGCATTGAAGGCTGTTAAAGATACAGAGAAATATGAAATCGAcg GCCAAGTGTTGGAGGTTGTACTTGCTAAACCTCAGACTGATAAAAAGTTTGAAGGTTCTTACTCCCATAATGCTGGGCCTCATCCAAACCATCTTCCGCATCCTGGGTATGGCGGTTTTGCTGGTAATCCATATGGTTCTCTAGGGGCTGGATATGGCGTTGCCAGTAGTTTTCAGCAG CCAGTGATATATGGTAGGGGTCCAATGCCAGCAGGAATGCATATGGTCCCAATGGTTCTACCAGATGGTCGAATTGGTTATGTTCT CCAGCAGCCAGGCATGCAGGtaccatctccatctccatctccatcccCTCGGCCTCGCAGAATAGATCGGAGCAATGGTCCAAGTGGACAACCAGGTCGAGGAGGAGGTGGTGATGAAGGCAATCGTGGCAGGAGGTACCGACCCTATTAG